From the Thunnus albacares chromosome 24, fThuAlb1.1, whole genome shotgun sequence genome, one window contains:
- the LOC122976118 gene encoding mid1-interacting protein 1-B-like, giving the protein MQISDSYNQKNSLFTAMSRFIGAVNNMDQTVMVPSLLRDVPLDADEQLEALQPAGGDGAGMYGSYVLLKSIRNDMEWGVLQNGVLQNGGTDAVRPAEDEDDLEKQFYFHLNGLHAVLSKLTRKADTLTSRYKEEIGCRN; this is encoded by the coding sequence ATGCAGATCTCCGACTCCTACAACCAGAAGAACTCGCTGTTCACCGCCATGAGCCGCTTCATCGGCGCCGTCAACAACATGGACCAGACGGTGATGGTCCCCAGCCTGCTGCGCGACGTCCCGCTGGACGCCGACGAGCAGCTGGAGGCGCTGCAGCCGGCCGGCGGCGACGGCGCCGGCATGTACGGCTCATACGTCCTGCTCAAGTCCATCCGCAACGACATGGAGTGGGGCGTCCTGCAGAACGGCGTCCTGCAGAACGGCGGGACGGACGCCGTGCGGCCGGCGGAGGACGAGGACGACCTGGAGAAACAGTTTTACTTCCACCTGAACGGACTTCATGCCGTTCTGTCCAAACTGACGCGTAAAGCCGACACGCTGACGAGCCGCTACAAGGAGGAGATCGGCTGCAGAAACTGA
- the LOC122976103 gene encoding tetraspanin-7-like, which yields MARRRMETKPVIFCLKSLLLLYSFIFWVTGVVLLSVGLWWKFMLGPYMLLISNGPSNAPYVLTGTGAFIVVFGLFGCFATCRGRPWMLKLYAVFLSLVFMTELIAGISGFIFRHEIKGTFLTTYSEAVMRYDGRDDRSLAVDGVQRRLHCCGVYNYTSWLSSVYFPVSGIPASCCVSFSDCSGADLKNATLAAQKVYKQGCYELVTSFIEGNMGIIAGVTFGIAFSQLIGMSLACCLSRFINANQYEMV from the exons ATGGCTCGGAGGAGGATGGAAACCAAACCGGTGATCTTCTGTCTGAagtcgctgctgctgctctactcCTTCATCTTCTGG gtgacaggtgtggTCCTGCTCTCGGTGGGGTTATGGTGGAAGTTCATGTTGGGCCCCTACATGTTGTTGATCTCCAACGGCCCCTCCAACGCTCCGTACGTCCTCACCGGCACCGGAGCCTTCATCGTGGTGTTCGGCCTGTTCGGCTGCTTCGCCACCTGCAGGGGGCGCCCCTGGATGTTAAAACTG TACGCCGTGTTTCTGTCTCTGGTCTTCATGACTGAACTCATCGCTGGAATCTCTGGATTCATCTTTCGCCACGAg attaAAGGAACTTTCCTCACGACGTACAGCGAGGCTGTGATGAGATATGACGGACGAGATGACAGGAGTCTGGCGGTGGACGGCGTCCAGCGTAGA TTGCACTGCTGTGGAGTTTATAACTACACCAGTTGGCTCAGCAGTGTGTATTTCCCCGTCAGCGGGATTCCTGCCAGCTGCTGCGTTAGTTTCTCCGACTGCAGCGGAGCCGACCTGAAGAACGCAACTCTGGCTGCACAGAAAGTCTATAAACAG ggtTGTTATGAGTTGGTGACGTCCTTCATAGAAGGCAACATGGGAATCATCGCTGGAGTTACCTTCGGCATCGCCTTCTCTCAG ttgATAGGGATGTCTTTGGCCTGCTGTCTGTCTCGCTTCATCAACGCCAACCAGTATGAGATGGTCtaa